Sequence from the bacterium genome:
CGAGTAGCCCAGGAAGGGATTGTGCCCCAGGATCAGCCGCGTGAAGGTGCGGTCCTCGACGGCGAAGGTGGGCAGGACGGCGGCGCTCATGGATGACCTCTCTGGTAGCAGACTGCGACGGGTATTCGCGGCCCGGGGTCCGCGGCCCTGCCTCCCGCAGCGAACGGGCCCACTTCCCGCATCGGGAGGTGGGCCCACGCCGTGTGCGCAGAGGACGGTGGGCTACTTGGCGCCCAGGGTGCCCAGGTACGATGGACAGCCGCTGCGGTCATACACCACGTTGTACTTCAGGGACTTGACATGGCCGTCGGCGAAGGCAGCATTGCCCATCTCGTTGTGGCGGGCATCGAACCGGCCATTGACGCAGTCGCCATGCGAGCACGTGCCCAGGCCGGCCCGCCAGAAGCCCCGGGTGGAGTTCGTATCACAGCACAGGATGGTCTCGGCAGGCCTGCCGATGTCGCCCAGGGCGTAGCCGGCGCGTGGAATCTGCACGTGCCAGCCGTAGCCCAGCGAGCCGGAAGTCCACGACGGGCACTTCCTCAGTTGGTCGTTCTTGGTGTAGGGCTGGAAGAGGTCATACCACATGGGGAACCCCTCGGTGCTGCTGGGGTTCATGGTCTGGGAGGGGACGCGCTCGTCATAGTCCTGGGCGTACATCAGCCCGGCGAGCATGAGTTGCTTGAGGTTGGATTGACACGTGGCCTGCCGCGCCTTCTCGCGGGCCTTGGCGAAGACAGGGAAGAGAATCGCCGCGAGGATGGCGATGATCGCAATGACCACGAGCAACTCAATGAGCGTGAAACCTCGGCGCATCTCAGATCACTCCCTTGCAGAGAACTGATGCTGAGTCTGAGGCTCACGGACCCGCAACTGGCCCGCGCTATGGCACGTATTCATCGCATCTGTGGCACATTCCTGCTACTTCGGGAGTAAGGCGCACTATTGTCGGTAGACGATGCTGCTGATCTTCCATCCGGCGTCCGTCTTGATCACGCGGTACGTGATGTTCATCTTGTAGCTCTCGCCGGACTCCAGGTCCGAGGCTCCCATGACGACCTGGAATACCACCACCTCGGCATCCTCGACCTGCGTGGAGACCACGTCCACCGACTTGATCTCGGTGTCGTGGGCGGTCTGGGTCGCATCGAACTCCCTGGCGGCCTGGCCGGTCAGGTAGGTGGCCATCTTGGGGCTGTTGCGGGCCCGCTCGGCGGCGATGTACTGGTCGAGCACGGCGCGGGCCCCGGCCTTGGCTTCGGCCTCGCGGGCGGCGGTGTCGTCCTCGCCGCTGGTGTCGGCTGAGGGGGTCTCGGTGGCAGTGGCGTCGGGGCTCTCAGTCTCGGTCTCGTCGGTCGCTTCGGGCGTCTGCTCCGTCTCGGTCGTGGTGGAGGTCCCGGTCTCCTCCGCGACCTGCGTATCCGACGCCAGCTCGTGCGCCTTGGCCATGTTCCTGTAGACGAGCACGCCGGTCACGAGGGAGGCAATGACCAGCACGACGATCAGCGCCACCAGGCACCCGATGAGCCAGCCTGGCACGCCACCGCGAGGGGACGGGGCGACAGGCGGGCCGGCAGCGGCCGGCGCGGGAGGAGGGCTTGCGGGTGTGTCGGGGGGAACGGGCGCGGCCATGGCCACGCCGCAGGCTTTGCAGAACCTGGCGTCATCGTCCTGAACGGCGCCACAGCGCGGGCAGTTCATCTTCGGCCTCCATGGCTCGTGAAGCCGGGAGACACACCCCGTCCCGGCCGCTGGAGAAGACGCGAGATGCCACGTCCGGCGCGTATGATCTGTCTTCGCCGCGGCAGAGCGGTTTCCTGCGCCCACCCGGAGGGACGCAGGCGGCCACGATGAATATCACCACTATCTGCACACACACGAGGTACCGTTATGTCACGATGGCTGCTTCCGCCGTGTCTTGTTCTGGCCGCGATCGCCGGGGTCGGCGCCGCGCCGCGCCTGCTGCTCCTGGACGGTGAGGGCGGGATGACCGCGCGGGCGCTCCAGGCGCTCAACGTGCCGTGCACCGTCGGCGCTCCCGGCGACTACGCCTCCGGGAAGCTCTCACCCTTCGACTTCCAGATCGTCGTCGCCGGGATGGATGTGGACCGGGCCTCGCTGGGGGCCAGCCCCGAGCGCCTGTTGGCGTTCGTGCGGACCGGAGGGGTCTTCCTGGGAATGCGCGCCAGCCAGGAGGACACGTGGCTCCCGACCCCGGTGAAGATGGACAAGGCGTACGAACTGGGTGAGATCATCAAGCCGGAGCACCCGCTCTTCAGCCAGCCGACGAAGTTCACGAAGCCGGAGCTGAACAAGGTGCACGGCGGCAGCATCTACCGCGCGTTCTACGACCTCGGCGAGGGCTGGGTACCGCTGGTTGGCACCGGCCGCGAGCAGAGCTGGGACAAGACGCCCGCGGCAAGTGCCGGCCCGCACTACGGGATCATCGAGCTGGCATACGGCCGGGGCCGCATCATCCTGTGCCAGATGATCCCTGACTATGGCTTCGTCAACGATGACAAGGGCCAGCCAGGCCTGTCCAGCCAGTTCGTGCAGAACCTGCTGACTTACACCACGTCGCTGGCGCCGAATTGGCCGGCGCCCAAGCCTCGCGTCGTGCCGGCCAGCTTCCACGCGAGCCTGGGTGACGTGCTGCGCGAGCCGACCGCCGCCGGGACGCTCCCGATGGCGGACGGGGCCTGGCAGGTCACCAGCCAGGGCGCGTACGCCTGCAAGCCCGACCGGCGCGGCGTGGTGACCGTCTCGGCCGCCGACCGCCCGGCCGTTGCCGGCTCGTTCCTGCAACTGGAGCGCACCGTACAGATTGCGCCGGGCCGGGCCTTTCTGCGCTTCTACAACTCCGACGACTACTGCGGGGGGATGGACCCGCACATGGTCGGTGACCGGCGCGAGTCGCAGCGCGAGAACCGCATCAAGGACACGCGCTTCAAGCAGGTGCTCGTGAACGGGAAGGTCGTTTGGGAGCAGGATGCGCTGGGGCTCAACGAGCGCCCGGCCAGCCAGCGCTTCCACCTGGTGGACATCACCGAAGCGGCCGGCAGCAAGGGGAGCTTCACGCTGGCCCTGCGCGTCGAGGACCGCAAGTCCACCGCCGAGGATGAGCCCTTCGCGACGGATGTGTACTGGGCGGGGGTGGATGTGCTGCCGGGCATCACGCAGGTGCCGGTGGCCGAGAAGCAGACGAGCGTGAAGACGGCCTTCAGTGGCGCGAAGGGCCGCTACGCCGTGCTCGTCCGGGCGCTGGACGAGCACACCGGCCGGGGGAAGCTGACCGTGGCCGCGGACGGCAAGGCCCTCGGCAGCGTGCAACTGACCGCCGATGACTACGGCTGGTACTGGATCAGCTTCGGCCAGGCGGATCTCAGGCCTGGCAGCACCGTCACCCTCAAGGCGACTCCCGACGCCGGCGAGTCCTGCACGATGCATTCCCTCGCCTTCGTGCCCGTGTCGTTACTGGGACCGCGGGCTTCCAGCCCGCGAACGCCGTTGCCGTCGTCCCCCCTCTTCAAGCCCGGCCCGGCCGTCACCCGCGCCACCTTCCCCCTCCTCGTCTCCGGCCCCGAGGCCTACAAGCCGCAGGGCGAGGTCGTCTCGGGCGGGATGCCCTTCGCCTATGGGGCGGTGAAGTCCGAGCAGAGCATCCGGCTCCTCAATGACCAGGGCAGGGAAGTGCCCCTGCAGACGCGCGTGCTCGCCAAGTGGCCCGACGGCTCGCTCAAGTGGGTGCTCTTCACCCTCCCCACCGCACCGGGCGAGGTGCGGTGCGAGTACGGGACGCAGGTGAAGCGGGAGCCCCAGGGCGCGTCCATGGCCGTCGAGAGCGGCGACACCATCACGATCAATACCGGAGTGTTGCAGGCGCGCCTCCGGAAGCGCGACGGGGCGTTCGTCCAGCAGATCAGCCTGGGCGGCAAGCAGTTCGGCGGCTGGCGGCTGGTGATGACGACCGAGGACGGGAAGCAGTACGCCTCCGACCTCGCGCCGCCCACACGCTGCGAGGTCGTCGAGGCCGGGCCGCTGCGCACCATCGTGCGCCGGGTGGGCCGTCTGCAAAGCAAGGACGGCGCGACGCTGCTGGAGTATGACGTGCTGCTGCAGTTCGATGCCAACAGCGGCGCCATCCGCGTGCAGCCTGCCCTCACGCACAAAGAGAGCAGCGCCGAGGAGAAGATCAAGTCCGTCTGGTTCGAGATGCCTGTGGCCCGGGGCGACGGCCCCGCGTGGGTCCAGGTGGACGGCCAGTGGCTGCGGGCGCGCGAGGCTGTTGTCAGTCAGATTGACGACCAAGCCTCCAGTACGCACCTCGTGACACCCGACGGCAAGGAGGCCGATGGCCCCGGCAAGCGCCAGAACGGCTTCGTCCGCCTGGCCGGTGGGGGCGTCAGCGTGGACCTCATCCCCCGCTGGTTCTGGCAGATGGCGCCCAAGAGCATCGCGGTAGAGCCGAACGGACTCCGCTACACGCTGCTGAGCGGCGATCCGTTCGTCCTGCACCAGGGCGAGGGGATCTGGAACGACTTCGCCCTGCGCTTCTCTGACGACACCCGCGAGCCGAACACCGCCGACTTCGACGCTCTTGCCAACCCGGCCGTCGCGCTCGCTGAGCCGCAGTACATTGCCTCGACGTTGGCCCTCGGGCAGTTCGCACCGGAGAACCCGACGGTCTTCCCCGACTACGAGGCTGCCGCCGAGAGGTCCTACCAGGGCTACCTCGCCAAGCGCGAGCAGCGCCGTGAATACGGCGTCCAGAACTTCGGCGACGACACCTTCGAGTGGGGCTATGGGCCGTCGTACACCTTCTGGTCCAACCAGGAGTATGACCACCACTACGGGATGCTGCTGCAGTTCCTGCGCAGCGGCGACTGGCGCTGGTGGGAGATCGGCGACGAGGGCGCGCGGCACCATGTGAACGAGGACTGCGTACACTGGGCGCCGGGGCGTGAGTATCTGCTCGGCGCGCCACACCACCACAACGCTCGGCACATCGTGGAGAAGGGCTGGTTCCCCGATCACACCGTGTCCGGCTGCGATGTGAGCCATTCATGGGTCGAGGGACAGATCACCTACTACGTCCTGACCGGCGACATGCGGACCTTCGAGAACTGGAACGCCATGGGCGACTGGTATGTGTGGTGTGTGAACAACAACCGCTACGGCGCCGGCGGCCAGGAGCGCGGACCGGGGTGGACGCTGATCGCCCTGTCGGCGCTGTACAACACCACCCACGAACAGAAGTACCTCGACGCGGGCAGCAAGGTCATGGACTGGCTGCGCGGCATCCAGGACTCCGTGCGCGGCGTCGTGTCCATCCCCGTCTCCGAGCAGCCCTCGTATGAGGGCGGCAGCTCCTTCATGCACGGCATCGTGGCGCGGGGGGCCGGGCGCTGGTACGAGGCGACCGGCGACGGGCGCGGCCGGCTCGCGGCCGTGGGCATCGCCGACTGGCTGACGGCCGAGTCCATGGGCCCGCCCGCGCGCTTCTACTACAAGCAGGCCCCGCGCATCAAGGGCAACTATGGCAGCGACTGGCAGTGCCTCACGGCCATGACCTACGGGATGAAGTACGGCGACCCGGCGTGGTACGGGCCGCTGGCCGAGACGCTGTACGACTCCGGCCGGCCGGACACGCGCAGCATGGCCTGGGTGCCCCAATCACTGGCCCACCTGCAGGGCCGGTTCAGCCCCTACCGGGCACGGCTGCTCACCCCGTCCGTCAAGGCCTCCCCCGCCGAGCCGGGGGAGGTCAGGCTGCACCTGCAGAACACGACCGGCGAGCCGGTGACGGTCGGCGTCACGACGATCGCCGCTCCGGCGGGCCTGGCCATCGGGCTGCCGGCTCCCGTGACGCTCGCGCCCCAGGGGCAGAGCGACGTGAGCGTGAGCGTGGCCGTCAGGGACCTGCCGCGGGCCTCGGGAGTCGTGAAGCTGGGCCTGAAGGCCGGGACGACGGAGCGGCAGTACGAGGTCGCGGTGGCGGCCATGGCGCAGATCGTGCGGATCGAGAAGACCGCGGCCGAGGGGCAGCTACAGGCGCCGTTCGTGCTGGACCGGGACAAGGCCGCCACAGCCCCGCGCGACGCCAGCTTCACCGGCAACCCGCGCCAGCCCGGCGAGCGTGTCGGCTGGATCGCCTGGGGCATAGACGTGCCCGTCGCCGGGAGCTACATGCTCAGTGCGGATTGCTGGTGGCTGGACGACAAGGGCA
This genomic interval carries:
- a CDS encoding zinc ribbon domain-containing protein, producing MNCPRCGAVQDDDARFCKACGVAMAAPVPPDTPASPPPAPAAAGPPVAPSPRGGVPGWLIGCLVALIVVLVIASLVTGVLVYRNMAKAHELASDTQVAEETGTSTTTETEQTPEATDETETESPDATATETPSADTSGEDDTAAREAEAKAGARAVLDQYIAAERARNSPKMATYLTGQAAREFDATQTAHDTEIKSVDVVSTQVEDAEVVVFQVVMGASDLESGESYKMNITYRVIKTDAGWKISSIVYRQ